A window of Tautonia plasticadhaerens contains these coding sequences:
- a CDS encoding [protein-PII] uridylyltransferase family protein produces MATPIPADLRRALARSHPEAWVDHLLGSFPGDYLARFDAEALSRHLGLIRELGADRPVRVWAGPADDEGTCRVEIVGYDAFQLLSTVCSLLAIHRLSVVEARIYTSEPPEEEESASAGPGPARPRPRGPGGRPGGLPGRVGPPRASAKGPVGPDRRRKIVDVFLVRPVDGGGPPDWGAFEQELCDLAHRLRQGQHDEVHHRLIGRFAAALGDRTPPGAPLESIWLEITPGGPDAPTRVDVQSRDSFGFLSLTAGALALSGLRIVRADVRTDPEDGFARDTLWITDRSGKPVVDPDRVLALKYALILIEHFSSRLPRATDPEAALVHFSRFANDLMARPDRAREFAALDRPEVIDALVKVLGESRFLWEDFLLAQPENVLPLIGDPRRWATSPDRGELTADLADRLSWADDPDARVRALRRFKDREIFRADVRSILGLSGGPEGFANELTDVAEVVIAAALDLAALRLGAEPPARNDGQPVPVSVCALGKFGGRELGFASDLELMVVWDDRDAADRPGGPPASDYFDRLVAGLRQVLGVRHGATFEPDFRLRPYGKGGPPATALSLFESYYQAGGPAWSYERQALIRLRAVAGDPALGRLLERRRDRFVFGPEPFDVDGLKKMRAQQVRQLVRPGTVNAKLSPGALVDIEYTVQAMQITYGRADPGLRATSTLDAIAALEAAGRLDAPTANLLREGCRFFRSLIGALRVVRGNAEDLTVPPADSEDFALLARRLRMDGPGTLHRRIEDRLRETRAAVDRLLATLA; encoded by the coding sequence ATGGCCACGCCAATCCCGGCGGACCTGCGCCGGGCACTCGCCCGATCGCACCCCGAAGCCTGGGTCGACCACCTGCTCGGCTCCTTCCCCGGGGACTACCTCGCCCGGTTCGACGCCGAGGCGCTGTCCCGGCACCTGGGCCTGATCCGGGAGCTGGGGGCCGACCGGCCCGTCCGGGTCTGGGCCGGGCCGGCCGACGACGAGGGGACCTGCCGGGTCGAGATCGTCGGCTACGACGCCTTCCAGCTGCTCTCGACCGTCTGCTCGCTGCTGGCGATCCACCGCCTCTCGGTGGTCGAGGCGCGGATCTACACCTCCGAGCCGCCGGAGGAGGAGGAGTCGGCGTCGGCGGGCCCGGGCCCGGCCCGTCCCCGTCCCCGGGGCCCGGGGGGGAGGCCGGGGGGACTCCCCGGGCGGGTCGGCCCGCCGAGGGCGTCGGCCAAGGGGCCGGTGGGGCCGGATCGCCGCAGGAAGATCGTCGACGTGTTCCTCGTCCGGCCGGTCGACGGCGGCGGCCCCCCCGACTGGGGGGCGTTCGAGCAGGAGCTGTGCGACCTGGCCCATCGGCTCCGGCAGGGGCAGCACGACGAGGTCCACCACCGGCTCATCGGCCGGTTCGCCGCCGCCCTGGGGGACCGCACCCCGCCGGGGGCGCCGCTGGAGTCGATCTGGCTGGAGATCACCCCCGGCGGCCCCGACGCGCCGACCCGGGTCGACGTGCAGTCCCGGGACAGCTTCGGCTTCCTCTCGCTGACGGCCGGCGCCCTGGCGCTGAGCGGGCTGCGGATCGTCCGGGCCGACGTCCGGACCGACCCCGAGGACGGCTTCGCCCGGGACACGCTCTGGATCACCGACCGCTCCGGCAAGCCCGTGGTCGACCCGGATCGGGTGCTCGCCCTGAAGTACGCCCTGATCCTGATCGAGCACTTCAGCTCCCGGCTGCCCCGGGCCACCGACCCGGAGGCGGCCCTAGTGCACTTCAGCCGGTTCGCCAACGACCTGATGGCCCGGCCCGACCGCGCCCGGGAGTTCGCCGCGCTGGACCGGCCCGAGGTGATCGACGCGCTGGTCAAGGTGCTGGGGGAGAGCCGGTTCCTCTGGGAGGACTTCCTGCTGGCCCAGCCGGAGAACGTCCTGCCCCTGATCGGCGACCCCCGGCGCTGGGCCACCAGCCCCGATCGGGGCGAGCTGACCGCCGACCTGGCCGACCGCCTCTCCTGGGCCGACGACCCGGATGCCCGGGTCCGGGCCCTCCGACGGTTCAAGGACCGGGAGATCTTCCGGGCCGACGTGCGGTCGATCCTCGGCCTCAGCGGCGGCCCCGAGGGGTTCGCCAACGAGCTGACCGACGTGGCCGAGGTCGTCATCGCCGCCGCGCTGGACCTGGCCGCCCTGCGGCTGGGGGCCGAACCCCCGGCCCGCAACGACGGGCAGCCGGTGCCGGTCTCCGTCTGCGCCCTGGGCAAGTTCGGCGGCCGGGAGCTGGGCTTCGCCTCGGACCTGGAGCTGATGGTCGTCTGGGACGACCGGGACGCCGCCGATCGGCCCGGGGGCCCGCCGGCCTCCGACTACTTCGACCGCCTCGTCGCCGGGCTCCGCCAGGTGCTCGGCGTCCGGCACGGCGCGACCTTCGAGCCGGATTTCCGCCTCCGCCCCTACGGCAAGGGGGGCCCCCCGGCCACGGCGCTCTCGCTCTTCGAGTCGTACTATCAGGCCGGGGGCCCCGCCTGGTCTTACGAGCGTCAGGCCCTGATCCGCCTGCGGGCCGTGGCCGGAGACCCGGCGCTCGGCCGGTTGCTGGAGCGGCGGCGAGACCGCTTCGTCTTCGGCCCCGAGCCGTTCGACGTCGACGGCCTGAAGAAGATGCGAGCGCAGCAGGTCCGCCAGCTCGTCCGGCCGGGCACCGTCAACGCCAAGCTGAGCCCGGGGGCCCTGGTCGACATCGAATACACCGTGCAGGCGATGCAGATCACCTACGGCCGGGCCGATCCCGGCCTGAGGGCCACCAGCACGCTGGACGCGATCGCCGCGCTGGAGGCCGCCGGTCGGCTCGACGCGCCGACGGCGAACCTCCTGCGAGAGGGCTGCCGCTTCTTCCGGTCGCTGATCGGCGCGCTGCGGGTGGTCCGGGGCAACGCCGAGGACCTGACCGTCCCCCCCGCCGACTCGGAGGACTTCGCCCTGCTGGCCCGTCGCCTCCGCATGGACGGCCCGGGGACGCTCCACCGCCGGATCGAAGATCGGCTCCGGGAGACGCGGGCGGCCGTCGACCGCCTGCTCGCGACGCTGGCCTGA
- a CDS encoding 3'-5' exoribonuclease YhaM family protein has protein sequence MASGTETTLIRLGEFQDGQEAECFAVLATREKGTTKKNEPFVKCYFRDRHLTVEAPLWADSRFLRQADGWTEGLAYRLRARGRFNARYGLQLELIDLRPAGGPDDEADGFDIGTLVERSKYPQGDRLGKILEFVGRYIEDEKLSELVRRILEAHAPALELMPAASHMHHNVTGGLVEHLWSVTRVSILLAEHYGRYYEELNPPLNRDVIVAAAILHDIGKLRELEYHPIEAKYTTEGNLIGHILMGRDLVRDTAREIGDFPVETLLLLEHAILAHHGKTEFGSPKPPATLEAMILHYADELDAKFNAVAKVLRTADGEEPFTSKIWAVENRRFYRGTPLPLPDQDQPPF, from the coding sequence ATGGCCAGCGGCACCGAGACCACCCTGATCCGGCTCGGCGAATTCCAGGACGGCCAGGAGGCCGAGTGCTTCGCCGTGCTCGCGACCCGCGAGAAGGGTACGACGAAGAAGAACGAGCCGTTCGTGAAGTGCTATTTCCGGGACCGGCACCTGACGGTCGAGGCCCCCCTCTGGGCCGACAGCCGGTTCCTCAGGCAGGCCGACGGCTGGACCGAGGGGCTGGCCTACCGGCTCCGGGCCCGGGGCCGGTTCAACGCCCGGTACGGCCTGCAACTGGAGCTGATCGACCTCCGCCCCGCCGGCGGCCCCGACGACGAGGCCGACGGCTTCGACATCGGCACGCTCGTCGAGCGGTCGAAGTACCCCCAGGGGGACCGCCTGGGGAAGATCCTGGAATTCGTCGGCCGCTACATCGAGGACGAGAAGCTCTCGGAGCTGGTCCGGCGGATCCTGGAGGCGCACGCCCCGGCCCTGGAGCTGATGCCGGCCGCCTCCCACATGCACCACAACGTCACCGGGGGGTTGGTCGAGCACCTCTGGAGCGTCACCCGGGTCAGCATCCTGCTGGCCGAGCATTACGGCCGCTATTACGAGGAGCTGAACCCGCCGCTGAACCGGGACGTGATCGTCGCCGCCGCGATCCTGCACGACATCGGCAAGCTCCGGGAGCTGGAGTACCACCCGATCGAGGCGAAGTACACCACCGAGGGGAACCTGATCGGCCACATCCTCATGGGCCGGGACCTCGTCCGCGACACCGCCCGGGAGATCGGCGACTTCCCGGTCGAGACGCTCCTGCTGCTGGAGCACGCCATCCTCGCCCACCACGGCAAGACCGAGTTCGGCTCCCCCAAGCCCCCGGCCACGCTGGAGGCGATGATCCTGCACTACGCCGACGAGCTGGACGCCAAGTTCAACGCCGTCGCCAAGGTGCTCCGCACCGCCGACGGCGAGGAGCCGTTCACCTCCAAGATCTGGGCCGTCGAGAACCGGAGGTTCTACCGGGGCACCCCCCTGCCGCTGCCCGACCAGGACCAGCCGCCGTTCTGA
- a CDS encoding ammonium transporter, whose translation MQRRRNRTLLLALGATTGLWLALAPPAMGQEEDLASVVAGQKVALDTLWVMLAAFLVFFMQAGFAYVEGGLTRSKNTNNIMMKNLGDFALATLGFWFFGFAIMFGDGNGLFGHSGWLLQGADNSPAIDDYEGVYGSIAWSGVPLAAKFMFQLVFAGTAATIVSGAMAERTKFHSYMIYSFFISAFIYPVVGHWIWGGGWLAGLGMWDFAGSTVVHSTGAWLALMGAIFLGPRIGKYTKDGKVNPIPGHSIPMAALGVFILWLGWFGFNPGSTMAATPDIAHIAMTTNLAAVTGAIGAMVLSWALFRKADISMTLNGVLAGLVAVTAPCAFIAPWSAALIGLVAGLLVVAAILFFDKVGVDDPVGAVSVHGVCGAFGTLALGLFAEDRFAPDTTGDGLLFGGGAGLLIHQLIGVAAVFGFCVVVGGILFGALKLTLGLRVSADEEVNGLDIGEHGMEAYPDFAPTVKASVPYEDYPMAARKVSPKSEPSATRPVEVASAR comes from the coding sequence ATGCAACGCCGCCGGAACCGGACCCTCTTGCTCGCGCTGGGCGCGACGACCGGCCTTTGGCTCGCCCTGGCCCCCCCCGCGATGGGCCAGGAGGAGGACCTGGCCTCCGTCGTGGCCGGCCAGAAGGTCGCGCTGGACACCCTCTGGGTCATGCTCGCCGCCTTCCTCGTGTTCTTCATGCAGGCCGGATTCGCCTACGTCGAGGGCGGGCTGACCCGGTCGAAGAACACGAATAACATCATGATGAAGAACCTGGGCGACTTCGCCCTGGCGACCCTGGGCTTCTGGTTCTTCGGCTTCGCCATCATGTTCGGCGACGGCAACGGCCTGTTCGGCCACTCCGGATGGCTGCTCCAGGGGGCCGACAACTCCCCGGCGATCGACGACTACGAGGGCGTGTATGGCTCGATCGCCTGGTCGGGCGTCCCCCTGGCGGCAAAGTTCATGTTCCAGCTGGTCTTCGCCGGCACGGCGGCCACGATCGTCTCCGGGGCGATGGCCGAGCGGACGAAGTTCCACTCCTACATGATCTACTCGTTCTTCATCAGCGCCTTCATCTATCCGGTCGTCGGCCACTGGATCTGGGGCGGCGGCTGGCTGGCGGGCCTCGGCATGTGGGACTTCGCCGGCTCGACGGTCGTGCACTCGACCGGAGCCTGGCTGGCCCTGATGGGGGCGATCTTCCTCGGCCCCCGGATCGGCAAGTACACCAAGGACGGCAAGGTCAACCCGATCCCCGGCCACTCGATCCCGATGGCGGCGCTGGGCGTCTTCATCCTCTGGCTCGGCTGGTTCGGCTTCAACCCCGGCTCGACGATGGCCGCCACGCCGGACATCGCCCACATCGCCATGACCACCAACCTGGCGGCCGTCACCGGGGCCATCGGCGCGATGGTGCTCTCCTGGGCCCTGTTCCGGAAGGCGGACATCAGCATGACCCTCAACGGCGTGCTCGCCGGCCTGGTGGCGGTCACCGCCCCCTGCGCCTTCATCGCGCCGTGGTCGGCCGCCCTGATCGGCCTGGTGGCGGGCCTGCTGGTGGTCGCGGCGATCCTCTTCTTCGACAAGGTCGGGGTCGACGACCCGGTCGGCGCCGTCTCCGTGCACGGCGTCTGCGGCGCCTTCGGCACCCTCGCCCTGGGCCTCTTCGCCGAGGACCGCTTCGCCCCCGACACCACCGGCGACGGCCTGCTCTTCGGCGGCGGGGCCGGGCTCCTGATCCACCAACTCATCGGCGTGGCGGCCGTCTTCGGCTTCTGCGTGGTGGTCGGCGGCATCCTCTTCGGCGCCCTCAAGCTGACGCTCGGCCTGAGGGTCTCGGCCGACGAGGAGGTCAACGGCCTGGACATCGGCGAGCACGGGATGGAGGCCTACCCCGACTTCGCCCCCACGGTCAAGGCGTCGGTCCCCTACGAGGACTACCCGATGGCCGCCCGCAAGGTCTCCCCGAAGTCCGAGCCCTCGGCCACCCGGCCGGTCGAGGTCGCCTCGGCCCGGTGA
- the glnA gene encoding type I glutamate--ammonia ligase has translation MTPADVQKMAKDAGVQIVDLRFIDLPGVWQHFSIPVRNLEADLFEDGLGFDGSSVRGYQQIQESDMLLKPDPDTAKIDPFMAVPTLTLICNVYDPVTLESYSRDPRYIATKAEEYLKSTGIADTSYWGPEAEFFIFDDVRYEQTASTGFYKVDSKEAIWNSARDEGPNLGYKIRHKEGYFPVPPADSLQDIRSEMIIEMEKLDIPIDLHHHEVGTSGQGEIGMRFDTLRAMADKVLYYKYVIKNVARRHGKTATFMPKPIFGDNGSGMHTHQSLWKDGTNLFFDETKYAGLSDTARYYIGGLLKHAPALLALTNPTTNSYRRLVPGYEAPVNLVYSQRNRSAAIRIPLYSKSAKGKRIEFRCPDPSCNPYLAFPALMMAGLDGIQNKIDPGEPMDRDLYDLEPEEAVKIRSTPGSLAEVLDALEKDHEFLLRGDVFTPDVIETWIHYKRERELQQVNLRPVPYEFYLYFDI, from the coding sequence ATGACCCCCGCCGACGTTCAGAAGATGGCCAAGGACGCCGGAGTCCAGATCGTCGACCTGCGGTTCATCGACCTCCCCGGTGTCTGGCAGCACTTCTCGATCCCGGTGCGCAACCTGGAAGCCGACCTGTTCGAGGACGGGCTGGGATTCGACGGCTCGAGCGTCCGCGGCTATCAGCAGATCCAAGAAAGCGACATGCTGCTGAAGCCGGACCCCGACACGGCCAAGATCGACCCCTTCATGGCCGTGCCGACGCTCACCCTGATCTGCAACGTCTACGACCCGGTGACGCTGGAGTCCTACAGCCGGGACCCGAGGTACATCGCCACCAAGGCCGAGGAATATCTCAAGTCGACCGGCATCGCCGACACCTCCTACTGGGGGCCCGAGGCCGAGTTCTTCATCTTCGACGATGTCCGGTATGAGCAGACCGCCAGCACCGGCTTCTACAAGGTCGACTCCAAGGAGGCGATCTGGAACTCGGCCCGGGACGAGGGCCCGAACCTCGGCTACAAGATCCGCCACAAGGAGGGGTACTTCCCCGTCCCGCCGGCCGACTCGCTGCAGGACATCCGCAGCGAGATGATCATCGAGATGGAGAAGCTCGACATCCCGATCGACCTGCACCACCACGAGGTCGGCACCTCGGGGCAGGGCGAGATCGGCATGCGCTTCGACACCCTCCGCGCGATGGCCGACAAGGTCCTCTACTACAAGTACGTCATCAAGAACGTCGCCCGCCGCCACGGCAAGACCGCGACGTTCATGCCCAAGCCGATCTTCGGCGACAACGGCTCGGGCATGCACACCCACCAGAGCCTCTGGAAGGACGGGACCAACCTGTTCTTCGACGAGACCAAGTACGCCGGCCTCTCCGACACCGCCCGCTACTACATCGGCGGCCTCCTCAAGCACGCCCCGGCGCTCCTGGCCCTGACCAACCCCACCACCAACTCCTACCGCCGCCTGGTCCCCGGCTACGAGGCCCCAGTGAACCTGGTCTACAGCCAGCGGAACCGCTCGGCCGCCATCCGCATCCCCCTCTACAGCAAGAGCGCCAAGGGCAAGCGGATCGAGTTCCGCTGCCCCGACCCCTCCTGCAACCCCTACCTCGCCTTCCCCGCCCTGATGATGGCCGGGCTCGACGGCATCCAGAACAAGATCGACCCGGGCGAGCCGATGGACCGGGACCTCTACGACCTGGAGCCCGAGGAGGCCGTGAAGATCAGGAGCACCCCCGGGAGCCTCGCCGAGGTGCTCGACGCCCTGGAGAAGGACCACGAGTTCCTCCTCAGGGGGGACGTCTTCACCCCCGACGTCATCGAGACCTGGATCCACTACAAGCGCGAGCGCGAGTTGCAGCAGGTCAACCTCCGGCCCGTCCCCTACGAGTTCTACCTCTACTTCGACATCTGA
- a CDS encoding cellulase family glycosylhydrolase encodes MASSASRDEVGDGRPARGRRDSRAGWAWTWVLALGLVGTAIGPSGRAAAQPGADPVRPSPQSAPAALRVSGRHFVDPAGRVVLLRGVNLSGDSKVPPFHPAISPEDLDRVAAMGFNVIRLLFVWEAYEPSPGVYDESYLEAELAVAAEAARRGISTVVDVHQDGFSRFASRGSGDGFPAWAVSPRGTPSVPDNSPDCAAWPLKMFSDPTTHKSFADFFDDAHGVRTRYLLMLSRVAAAFSGEPGVIGYDPINEPWGHERRELAPLYRDAAAVIRARHPSAILFLEGHITTNTGLQTRLPRPDDGPMAYAPHYYNPTTIVLKRWHGLTATMDNAFRHMTATSARWDAPLFVGEFGMDARVVGVGAYVDEVYDRLDAALASGAQWNLTPDWSPTLKDRWNGEDFSILLPDGRPRPNFRPRPYPRATAGMPVRFSFRRGDESGDPHVLEFDWHHLPGLGETEISLPPSLFPPGSTVEARAAVPGAVVSPLRDPARGLLLVRADRPGPVSIRVQSPVGP; translated from the coding sequence ATGGCATCCTCGGCATCGAGGGACGAGGTCGGGGACGGACGCCCGGCCCGGGGGCGGCGGGACTCCCGGGCCGGATGGGCCTGGACCTGGGTCCTGGCCCTGGGGCTCGTGGGGACGGCGATCGGGCCGTCGGGCCGGGCCGCGGCCCAGCCCGGGGCGGACCCGGTCCGGCCCTCTCCCCAATCGGCCCCGGCGGCCCTGCGGGTCTCGGGGCGGCACTTCGTCGACCCGGCGGGCCGGGTGGTCCTGCTCCGGGGGGTGAACCTGTCGGGGGACTCCAAGGTCCCGCCCTTCCACCCGGCGATCAGCCCCGAGGACCTCGACCGGGTCGCGGCGATGGGCTTCAACGTCATCCGCCTGCTGTTCGTCTGGGAGGCGTACGAGCCGAGCCCCGGCGTCTACGACGAGTCGTACCTGGAGGCCGAGCTGGCCGTCGCGGCCGAGGCGGCCCGCCGGGGGATCTCCACGGTCGTCGACGTCCACCAGGACGGCTTCTCCCGGTTCGCCTCCCGGGGCAGCGGCGACGGCTTCCCCGCCTGGGCCGTCTCCCCCCGGGGGACGCCGTCGGTCCCCGACAACAGCCCGGACTGCGCCGCCTGGCCGTTGAAGATGTTCTCGGACCCGACCACGCACAAGTCGTTCGCCGACTTCTTCGACGACGCCCACGGCGTCCGCACCCGATACCTGCTCATGCTCTCCCGGGTGGCCGCCGCCTTCTCGGGGGAGCCGGGCGTGATCGGCTACGACCCGATCAACGAGCCCTGGGGGCACGAGCGCAGGGAGCTGGCCCCGCTCTACCGGGACGCCGCCGCCGTCATCCGGGCCCGGCACCCCTCGGCCATCCTGTTCCTGGAGGGGCACATCACCACGAACACGGGGCTGCAGACGAGGCTGCCCCGCCCCGACGACGGCCCGATGGCCTACGCGCCGCACTACTACAACCCGACGACCATCGTGCTGAAGCGGTGGCACGGCCTGACCGCCACCATGGACAACGCCTTCCGGCACATGACCGCGACCTCGGCCCGCTGGGACGCCCCGCTGTTCGTGGGGGAGTTCGGCATGGACGCCCGGGTCGTCGGCGTCGGGGCCTACGTGGACGAGGTGTACGACCGGCTCGACGCCGCGCTCGCCTCCGGGGCCCAGTGGAACCTGACGCCGGACTGGTCGCCGACGCTCAAGGACCGCTGGAACGGCGAGGACTTCAGCATCCTCCTGCCCGACGGCCGCCCTCGCCCCAACTTCCGCCCCCGGCCCTACCCCCGGGCCACCGCCGGAATGCCCGTCCGGTTCTCCTTCCGCCGGGGGGACGAGTCGGGGGATCCCCACGTCCTGGAGTTCGACTGGCACCACCTCCCGGGGCTGGGGGAGACGGAGATCTCCCTGCCGCCCTCGCTCTTCCCGCCGGGATCGACCGTCGAGGCGAGGGCCGCCGTCCCCGGCGCCGTTGTCTCCCCGCTCCGGGACCCCGCCCGGGGCCTGCTGCTGGTCCGGGCCGACCGCCCCGGTCCGGTCTCGATCCGGGTCCAGTCGCCGGTCGGCCCTTGA
- a CDS encoding outer membrane beta-barrel protein — translation MAAALAGLGVAGRVDAQVGPDGLPPLPPSAAPSPVAPLPMAEAPAPAVDPVQPYALPAAENVLAGEQPTLEAAAGEAAAEGEPRRYIMELFGAEDSKFQIYGWIQNSFTANPAFPSDGINFGVTPNYKSNDWMGNQYYTVFERPLDHDGEVNFGGRLDFLFGHDHSFNKMRGVFDGAFGATQFAGIDLAQFYAEMHLPVLTEGGLDLKFGRWYTLHGYEVVPAIGRPLLSVPYMFTFGQPFTHWGLMTTWNVSDNLVVYNGIPQGWDRFQNENAPWGYMGGFSYTGMEDKLNLTFVFSSNANVYPRFFNVAIGDTPTLGSNADYTDDSTNLWTTVLSYQWTDRLTQVMETDQGIEYGVPFDASPDDDVAFVRRGNGTWYSFGNWFLYELGDNLTGVWRSEIFWDTDGVRTGTADRYYEQTLGMIYKPCPNLWIRPETRWDWAQYGSPYNGGVSGSQFTYGLDVILLY, via the coding sequence ATGGCGGCCGCGCTGGCCGGGCTCGGGGTCGCCGGGAGGGTCGACGCCCAGGTCGGCCCCGACGGCCTCCCCCCGCTACCCCCCTCCGCCGCCCCCTCCCCGGTCGCCCCCCTGCCGATGGCCGAGGCCCCCGCCCCGGCCGTCGACCCCGTCCAGCCCTATGCACTGCCCGCCGCCGAGAACGTCCTGGCCGGCGAGCAGCCCACGCTCGAGGCCGCCGCGGGCGAGGCCGCCGCCGAGGGCGAGCCCCGCCGCTACATCATGGAACTCTTCGGGGCTGAGGACAGCAAGTTCCAGATCTACGGCTGGATTCAGAACAGCTTCACCGCCAACCCCGCCTTCCCCTCCGACGGCATCAACTTCGGCGTCACCCCGAACTACAAGTCCAACGACTGGATGGGCAACCAGTATTACACCGTCTTCGAACGCCCGCTCGACCACGACGGCGAGGTCAACTTCGGCGGCCGGCTGGACTTCCTCTTCGGGCACGACCACTCGTTCAACAAGATGCGGGGCGTCTTCGACGGCGCCTTCGGCGCCACCCAGTTCGCCGGCATCGACCTGGCCCAGTTCTACGCCGAGATGCACCTGCCCGTGCTGACGGAGGGCGGCCTCGACCTCAAGTTCGGCCGCTGGTACACGCTGCACGGCTATGAGGTGGTGCCGGCGATCGGCCGCCCCTTGCTGTCGGTCCCCTACATGTTCACCTTCGGCCAGCCGTTCACCCACTGGGGGCTGATGACGACCTGGAACGTGAGCGACAACCTGGTCGTCTACAACGGCATCCCCCAGGGCTGGGACCGCTTCCAGAACGAGAATGCCCCGTGGGGCTACATGGGAGGCTTCAGCTACACCGGGATGGAGGACAAGCTCAACCTCACCTTCGTCTTCAGCAGCAACGCCAACGTCTATCCGAGGTTCTTCAACGTCGCGATCGGCGACACCCCGACCCTCGGGTCGAATGCCGATTACACCGACGACTCGACCAACCTCTGGACCACGGTCCTCTCCTACCAGTGGACCGACCGGCTGACCCAGGTGATGGAGACCGACCAGGGGATCGAGTATGGCGTCCCCTTCGACGCCTCGCCCGACGACGACGTCGCCTTCGTCCGCCGGGGGAATGGCACCTGGTACAGCTTCGGCAACTGGTTCCTCTATGAGCTGGGCGACAACCTCACCGGCGTCTGGCGGAGCGAAATCTTCTGGGACACCGACGGCGTCCGCACCGGGACCGCCGACCGCTACTACGAGCAGACCCTCGGCATGATCTACAAGCCCTGCCCCAACCTCTGGATCCGCCCCGAGACCCGGTGGGACTGGGCCCAGTACGGCTCACCCTACAACGGCGGCGTCTCGGGCAGCCAGTTCACCTACGGCCTGGACGTGATCCTGCTCTACTGA
- a CDS encoding P-II family nitrogen regulator: protein MKLIIAIIQPTKLETVKLALSKVEVYRLTVMDVQGFGRQKGFTEVYRGHEFTVNLLRKIELQIAVNDEFIEPAITAIIDAARSGPEGEIGDGKIFVLPLDDCIRIRTGERGPDAI, encoded by the coding sequence ATGAAGCTGATCATCGCGATCATCCAGCCCACCAAGCTCGAGACGGTCAAGCTCGCCCTGTCGAAGGTCGAGGTCTATCGCCTCACCGTCATGGACGTGCAGGGCTTCGGCCGGCAGAAGGGATTCACCGAGGTCTACCGGGGCCACGAGTTCACCGTGAACCTGCTCCGCAAGATCGAGCTGCAGATCGCCGTGAACGACGAGTTCATCGAGCCGGCCATCACCGCCATCATCGACGCCGCCCGATCCGGGCCCGAGGGGGAAATCGGCGACGGCAAGATCTTCGTCCTCCCCCTGGACGACTGCATCCGCATCCGCACCGGCGAGCGCGGCCCCGACGCCATCTGA